The Eubacterium maltosivorans genome includes the window GACGTGGCGGTCTCCGGCTGGCTTATTGCTGCTTCAAGCGCAGAGCTGGACGGCAGAGCGTTAATGCTTCAGGGCAGCAGTGAGGCCCTGTCGGCTGAAATGGGGCTTACGGTAAACCAGGGGCACTTTCCCCAGACCGCGGACGAAGCCCTTGTGGACCTGCAGCTTCTTGATGCGCTTGGCCTGAGCATCGGTGACACCGTCACTACCGAGGCGGTTGGCGGCCCTCCGCTCACCTTTACCATCTGCGGTACCTTCAATGATTTTTCCTCCCTTAAGTCAAGAGACCGCCACGCCGCATTCTTCAATGAATCGGGGATAAAGCAGCGGCTTGATGGCCGGGATTCCCAGAAGGTCTACTACCTTCAATTCAAAAATCCCCTTGACATCCGCCCGGGTATCGAGGATATCCAGACCACCTACGGCCTATCCCAAGACCAGATTCAGGAAAACAAACGCCTCCTCGGGCTCTACGGCGTCAGCGGCGACCCTTACGCCTACTCCCTTTACGGCATCGCGCTGGTACTGTTTCTGCTAGTGCTGGTCGCAGGTACCATCATGATTTCCAGCAGCTTTAACATCAGTATTCTGGAGCGGACCCAGTTTTTCGGCCTGCTGCGCTGTCTGGGCGCCTCAAAGAAACAGATTCGCCGGTACGTGCGGCGGGAGAGCTTTGGCTTCAGCCTGCGGGGCATCCCAATGGGACTGCTTGCAGGCACTGTCATCATCTGGATTTCCTGCGCAGCGGTGGGGCATTTTAACCCGACCTTTTACGGAAATCTGCCTCTGTTTCAGATCAGCCCCATCGGCCTGGCCGCTGGTGTAATCGTCGGGCTTCTAACCGTCTTTCTGGCTGCCATGTCTCCCTGTAAAAAAGCGTCAAAGGTCTCTCCTTTAAACGCTGTTACCGGCAATATGGAAAGCAATCTGCCCAGGGTGCACAGGGCGGCAAAAACCAGCCGCCTGCCTGTGGATATCGCCATGGGGACCAGCCATGCTTTTGGAAACCGGAAGAATATGGCTTTGATGGCCGCTTCCTTTGCCATCAGCATCATTCTCTTTTTATCCTTCACGGTATTCATTGATTTTATGTCCCATGCCATGCGCCCCCTCAAACCCAACACACCAGACATCACAGTCGCACTGGAGGAAGAAGGCCTTTATCTGCCCGATGATCTGGCCGCAAGGCTTAATGAGGTTCCGGGAATCGAGCGGGTTTTTGGCCGTAAATACGCCCCACTTCCCGAAAGCAGCGGCCTGTCCGTCAGCCTTATCTCCTACGAGAATCAGCAGTTTGACTGGTCCGAAGCGCTCCTGGTGGACGGCAGCATTGACAGTGTCCGGGAAACACCTGATACTGTACTGGTCAGCTACGACAACCGCCAAAGCTGGAAAACTGGTGACACCATTACGCTGCAAACGCCCGGCGGCAGCAAAGCCGTCACAGTCGGCGGCGTGCTCTCCTCCCTGCCCTTTAACGCTGGCGAAAACGAAGCGATCCTCATCAGCTCAGAAAATACCTTTAACCACATCATGGGTAATCACGGCTACACTGTGATCGACCTGCAGGTAAATGAAGCTGCCGGCGATAAGACCCTGGACACAGTCAGCGCCCTTGCCGCAGCTGCGGAAAAAGCGCACAGCGGCACCCCAGGCTATGATATCACCGTAGCGGATTCCAGACAGAGCAATCAGGAGGCCCGCTCAGCCTTTTACACCATGTCCACCTTTGTGTACGGCTTTCTGTTTATCATTGCTCTGATCACTGTATTCAATATCATCAACAGCATGAACATCAGTGTTTCCAGCCGCATTAACCAGTACGGCGTCATGCGCGCTGTGGGGATGTCTGGCAGGCAGCTGGTGCGGATGGTCGCCTCAGAATCCGCCGCCTATGCCCTTGTTGGCTGTTTGGCCGGTACGGTTCTGGGCCTGCCCCTGCATGCCCTTCTGTATGACCGGATGATTACAATCCGCTGGGGCGATGCCTGGAGCCTGCCCTGGCTGCCCCTGGTCATCATCATCGGTTTGTCCTTAGCTACCACCTTCCTGTCCATCATCGGGCCAACCCAAAAAATCCGCCGTATGGACATTGTGGATGTCGTCAACGCGGAATGAAACAGGTGAAAGGTGGAAAGTGGAAAGTTTTGGTGCAAATTCGCCGTGCGAATTTGATCAGAAGCGGCCTGCGGCCACAATCTCAATCGCTTTTGCGCATACAAAAGGGTTTATACACCTTCCACCTTCAACTTTCAACTTTCAACTAAAAAAAGACCGGTCTCCCGGTCTTTTTCAATTATCTTTCCAGTCCCAAACCTGGTTTTTCGGGCATAATCATGGTCTTGCCATTTTCCATGATCACGCCGCCTTTTACAGCTACGTCGGTCAGGGTCAGGTGTGCGTCAAGGTCTGCTCTCGTAATGTTTTTCATGGCAGCGCCCAGGCTGGCAGCGGCGGTTACACCGATGTTGCTTTCTTCCGCCATACAGCCCAGCATGCATTCAACACCAGCCGCTTCAGCGATAGCGTTAATCTTAAGTGCTTCACGGATACCGCCGCACTTCATGAGCTTGATATTGATCAGGTCAACCGCGCGCATTTTGATGGCTCTCATGGCATCCTTTGAATTAAAGACGCTCTCATCACTCATAATCGGAATTGGAGAATGGGCGGTGACAAATGCCAGACCGTCAAAATCATGGTAAGGAACAGGCTGTTCGATCAGCTCGATGTCATAGTCCGCCAGCTTGTTGATCACAGAGATGGCTTCCTTTGGCGTCCAGCCCTGGTTAGCGTCCAGACGGATTTTAACATTTGGGCCCACTGCGTCTCGGATCGCTTTAACGCGCGCCACGTCTTCCTCCACAGTGGTGCCGACCTTTGTTTTAATGGTGTCAAAGCCTTCTGCCACATGGGTTTTTGCTTTTTCAGCCATATAAGCCGGGTCATTGATCCCAACCGTCATGTCGGTTTCAAAAGTATTGGAATTTCCGCCTAATACCTTGTATAAAGGCATGTTTGTGATTTTACCGATCAAATCATAGCAGGCGATGTCAATGGCTGTTTTAGCCGAAGGACAGTGCGCAATGGCGCGGTCCATAATCCAGTAGATTTTTTCAATATCCATCGGGTCACAGCCGATAATATCCTTTTCCATAATATGGATACCGGCTTCAATGCTTTCCAGGGTTTCGCCGCTGATCAGAACTGCTGCAGAACCTTCGCCAATTCCGACAAGGCCTTCATCGGTTTCAATCTCAACCAGAATCTGCTCCGCATGGGTGATAACTCCCAGTGAGATGCGGAAAGGTTCAACCAAAGGAATCTTGACACGTTTCGTATTGATTTTCGTAATTTTCATTTTAGATACTTTCTCCCTTTATTCTGTTAAAGTTCCTGTATGCAACGCAAAAGCCTGGGTTACCAGGCTTTTAACGCTTTATTTATATTGAGTGATTTACTTTCCCGGAAAATGGCAGGCGCACATATGGCCATTGCCTAAATCCTTGAGCTCAGGGGTGCATTCCTTACAAATCTGCTGCGCTTTGTAGCAGCGGGTATGGAAACAGCAGCCGCTCGGCGGATTAGCCGGGCTTGGCAGGTCGCCCTGAAGGATGATTTTCTCCCTCTTAGTCTTTTCAACCGTCGGGATAACCGACAGCAGTGCAATGGTATAAGGATGGGATGGATTATTGTAAAGCTCATCCTTTTCTGCGTACTCAACAACGTGACCAAGGTACATAACCGCAACCTTGTCAGAAATGTGGCGTACAACACTCAGGTCATGGGAAATGAACATAAAGGCGATTCCCATATGGTGCTGTAAGTCCTCCATCAGGTTAATGATCTGTGCCTGGATGGAAACATCAAGAGCGGATACAGGCTCATCACACACCAATAGCTTTGGCTGTAAGATGATTGCCCGGGCAATGCCGATTCTCTGGCGCTGTCCGCCTGAAAACTCGTGGGGATAGCGGCGGATATACTGGGTATTAAGCCCGACAAGGTCCATGATCTCAAGAACCTTTGCCTCACGCTCCTTGCTGTTCATATCCGTCTGGATTTCCAGAGGCTCACCGATAATTTCACCCACTGTCATTCTCGGATTCAGTGAAGCGTAAGGGTCCTGGAACATCATCTGAAATTCCTTGCGTTTTGCGCGCAGGGCCTTGCGGTCCAGGGTCATAATATCTTCACCCTCATAGATAATCTGGCCTTCAGTCGGCTCAATCAGACGTAGAACCGAGCGGCCCATAGTGGACTTACCACAGCCGGATTCCCCTACAATACCGAGGGTTTCACTGCGGTTGAGGGTAAAGCTGACGCCGTCCACCGCTTTGACAAAGGCTTTTTCCTTGCCGAATCCGCTGCCTTTGATGGGGAACCATTTTTTCAGGTCTTTAACTTCCAGCAACACATTGTTTTTTTCTTCTGCCATTAGTTTTCTTCCTCCCATCGATCGGTATATTTAAAGCAGCGTACCTGATGGCCGTCAAGGTCAACAAGCTCCGGACGTTCTTTGCGGCAAATATCCTTTGCGTACTCGCAGCGCGGACAGAACAGACAGCCCTCCGGCATATCGTTAAAGCTCGGCACCATCCCTTTGATGGTCGAAAGCTTTTCTTCTTGGCCGCCCAGCTTTGGAATACAGCTGATCAGGCCCTGGGTATAAGGGTGCAGCGGCTTTTCAAACACTGTGTCCACATCCGTGTACTCGACCACCTGGCCCGCGTACATAACCATAACGTTATCGGCAACCTCAGCGATAACCCCGAGGTCATGGGTAATCATCATAACCGCAGTCCCGGTTTTTTCCTTGAGCTCATTGATCAAATTGAGAATCTGAGCCTGGATGGTAACATCCAAAGCCGTTGTCGGTTCGTCACAAATCAAAAACTCAGGATTACAGGAGAGCGCCATGGCGATCATAACACGCTGGCGCATCCCGCCTGAAAACTCATGGGGATAGGAATTAAGACGCTTTTCGGCATCTGGGATCTTGACAAGATCCAGCATCTGAATCGCGCGTTCCCGGGCCTGTTCCTTGGTCATATCCTCATGAATCAAAACAGCTTCCATAATCTGCTGTCCAACCGTATAAACTGGATTCAGGGAGGTCATGGGTTCCTGGAAAATCATGGCGATTTCCTTGCCGCGGATTTTCCGCATCTCTTCCTTGTCTTTATTCAGCAGGTTTTCACCTTTAAAATCAATTTCACCGTTGACAATCTTCCCTGGCTTACCAATCAGCTGCATAATCGACATCGATGTGATACTTTTACCACAGCCAGACTCGCCTACAACCCCAAGTGTCTCGCCTTTATCTACAGAAAAACTAACACCATCAACAGATTTAACGACACCTTCATCGGTGTAGAAATAGGTTTTAAGGTCTTTTACTTCTAATAATTTCATGTCGTAATCACCGCTTTCTGATCTTAATTCTTCAACTTCGGATCAAGGGCGTCTCTGAGGCCGTCACCGAACATGTTAAAGGAAATTACCGTGATAATAATGGCGATCCCTGGGAAGATACTATACAGTGGATCACTGTTAATATATGGCTGCGCGTAGCTGATCATGGAACCCCAGCTCGGATCTGGCGGCTGGATACCAATACCGAGGAAGCTTAAGGACGCCTCGGTCAGAATCGCACTTGGAATACCAAGGGTTATCAGTACAATAATGGTTGAAATACAATTTGGAATCATGTGCTTCATGATAATGCGGAAACCGCTTCCGCCGCTGGCAATACAGGCTTCAACGAATTCCTTTTCCTTGAGCTGCATAACCTGCCCGCGGACCATTCTGGCTGTCTGCACCCAGTTGACAATCGCAAGAGCGATAAACAGACTGGTGAGGCCAGTACCAAGAGCAAACATGATCGCCATAGCCAACAGCAAGTCAGGGAATGCCGCGAAGATTTCCATGATTCTGGAAATGACTGTATCCACCTTACCGCCGTAATAGCCCGCCAGCGAGCCGAGGGTAACACCCAAAATTGTTGCGATAATCTGGGCAACAATCCCTGCTGAGAGGGATACGCGGGTACCGTAAATAACACGGGATAAAATATCACGGCCGTATTCATCGGTGCCGAATAGGTGCTCACCTGAAGGTGACTGAAGGGCAATGGCCAAATTCTGCTGATTTGGATCATATGGAGAAATAAGCGGAGCCAGAATTGCGACAAGCGCCAGAATAATAATGACTCCCATGCAAACCATGGCAACCTTATTTTTCTTCAGGCGGTTAAAGCTGTCCTTCCAGTAGCTTTTTGACTGGATGACAATCTCCTGTCCTGTCTTCTCCTCAGCATAGTTGTTTCGTTTATATCCAAGATTTGGTGTCTTCATTATTTTTTACCCTCCGTAACTCGAATTCTTGGGTCAATGAAAGCATAAGAAATATCGACCAGAAGGTTTACCAGTACAAAGGCAACGGCAACATAGAGCATGGCGCCACGCAAAAGCGGAAGGTCACGGTTGTTGAGGCTCGTAACCAGGATGTTACCAATTCCTGGAATTGTAAATACTTTTTCAATGAGCATGGAACCGCCAAGCATGTAGCCAAGCTGCGTCCCCAATAAGGTGACAATCGGAATCAAGGCGTTCTTGAAGGCATGCTTCCACATAACCACGCTTTCCTTTACCCCTTTCGCCCTCGCAGTACGGATGTAATCCTGTCCGATAACGTCCAGCATGCTCGTACGCGTGATACGGGCAATGGATGCGGCATACCGCGTTCCCAGTGCAATACTCGGCAGGATAAAATAAATGGGCGATGAAAACCCGGAAATCGGCAGTAAATCAAGCTGCAGGCCGAAGATAATCTGTAGAATAATGGCAACCCAGAAAGATGGTGCAGAAATTCCTACGATAGAGAGTGTCATTAATGTTGAATCCAGTGCCTTACCTCTGTAAATAGCAGCCAGCATTCCACAAGTCACCCCAATAATAACGGCAAAGACAAAAGAACATGCTGCTAACTGAAGCGTAATGAAAAAGCTGCGGGTTAATGTTTCCATAACCGGCTCTTTTGTGAAATAAGAAGTCCCCAAATCACCATGAAAAATCCCAACGAGAAAATCCCAATATTGTTGGAATAAAGGTTTGTCCAATCCTAGCGAATGACGCACTTGCTCAACAGTTGCAGGATCTGCACGTTTTTCAAGCATCAACGCAACAGGGTCACCGGGCAGCACATTCATCAATAAGAAGACAATAATACTGATAGCAAAAAGTACCAGCAATGTCTGCCCAAGTCTTTTTAGGATATATTTACCCAAACTGTTTTCCTCCTTTTTAATTTATAACCATTTAAAATACACGGTAGAACAAAACCCTACGAGTTGTCCTACCGTGTCTTTAAACTTATAAATAACCCTTTATATCACTTAGGATAATTCTGCTGTTTCAAAATGGAAACGGAACATATCCGTAACTTCAAAGTTCTTAACTGCAGAGTTCATCAGATAATATTTGGTTTCATGACAAATCGGAATAGCAGCGTAATCCTGACGTGTAATCATCTGATCAGCTTTAGAATAGATTTCCTGACGTTTTGATTCATCGGTAATCTGACGACCTTCATTCAACAGAGCGTCAAATTCAGGATTCTGATATTTACTTGAATGTGTCATTGTAACGATCGGTGCAAAACGCTGATAAATCATTCCATCCGGATCAATGTAGTCAACATACCAGTTGCTGACGCCCAGCGGAATCTGTCCACCTAAATCCATATCGTTGTAAGCAGCGCCGTCAACTTCGCTTAAATTAAGTGTAAAGCCTGCTGCGCGTGCCTGGTCCTGAATAGCAGTTGCAATTTTGGTTTTGAACGGATATTTTGAAGATAATGGCACATCAATGGTGTAACCATTCGGGTATCCTGCTTCTGCCAATAACTGTTTTGCTTTTTCTGGGTTGTATTCAAATGCAGGTGCTGATTCATTGTATCCGATAAGGCCATCTGGAAGGAAGGTCTTAGCTGGAACAGCAGTACCGTTTAATAAATCTTTGCAGATCGCTTCTCTGTCGATCGCATAGCTTAAGGCTTCTCTTACTTTAACTTCAGGAATCATTTCAACACTGGGTGTTAAGTAAATTTCCCCGATTGGCATGAAAGAGTGAATGCTGTCTTTGATGTCTGCATTGTCCTTATACTGTGGATATAAGGTAGCATCTAACTGAACAATATCGATGTTGCCCTTCTGGAATTCCATAACCTGTGTGTTGGCATCTTCCATAAATTTGAAAGAAACACCAGCATTTTTGGCTGGCTCGCCGTGATAATCTTCAAATTTGGAGCATTCGATTCCCTGTCCTGCAACATAGCTGTCCATTTTATATGGGCCGGTACCGTAGAGCACGGTTCTACCCCAATCTTCACCAGCATCTTTACAGGCCTGTTCTGGATAAATGGC containing:
- a CDS encoding ABC transporter permease encodes the protein MKSYLDLVSQYARVHRKKNRITVLCITIAVCLVTAIFGMADMAVRAEVDRAIREDGNFHIAIKDLDEATGQMIGIRPDVAVSGWLIAASSAELDGRALMLQGSSEALSAEMGLTVNQGHFPQTADEALVDLQLLDALGLSIGDTVTTEAVGGPPLTFTICGTFNDFSSLKSRDRHAAFFNESGIKQRLDGRDSQKVYYLQFKNPLDIRPGIEDIQTTYGLSQDQIQENKRLLGLYGVSGDPYAYSLYGIALVLFLLVLVAGTIMISSSFNISILERTQFFGLLRCLGASKKQIRRYVRRESFGFSLRGIPMGLLAGTVIIWISCAAVGHFNPTFYGNLPLFQISPIGLAAGVIVGLLTVFLAAMSPCKKASKVSPLNAVTGNMESNLPRVHRAAKTSRLPVDIAMGTSHAFGNRKNMALMAASFAISIILFLSFTVFIDFMSHAMRPLKPNTPDITVALEEEGLYLPDDLAARLNEVPGIERVFGRKYAPLPESSGLSVSLISYENQQFDWSEALLVDGSIDSVRETPDTVLVSYDNRQSWKTGDTITLQTPGGSKAVTVGGVLSSLPFNAGENEAILISSENTFNHIMGNHGYTVIDLQVNEAAGDKTLDTVSALAAAAEKAHSGTPGYDITVADSRQSNQEARSAFYTMSTFVYGFLFIIALITVFNIINSMNISVSSRINQYGVMRAVGMSGRQLVRMVASESAAYALVGCLAGTVLGLPLHALLYDRMITIRWGDAWSLPWLPLVIIIGLSLATTFLSIIGPTQKIRRMDIVDVVNAE
- a CDS encoding mandelate racemase/muconate lactonizing enzyme family protein, translated to MKITKINTKRVKIPLVEPFRISLGVITHAEQILVEIETDEGLVGIGEGSAAVLISGETLESIEAGIHIMEKDIIGCDPMDIEKIYWIMDRAIAHCPSAKTAIDIACYDLIGKITNMPLYKVLGGNSNTFETDMTVGINDPAYMAEKAKTHVAEGFDTIKTKVGTTVEEDVARVKAIRDAVGPNVKIRLDANQGWTPKEAISVINKLADYDIELIEQPVPYHDFDGLAFVTAHSPIPIMSDESVFNSKDAMRAIKMRAVDLINIKLMKCGGIREALKINAIAEAAGVECMLGCMAEESNIGVTAAASLGAAMKNITRADLDAHLTLTDVAVKGGVIMENGKTMIMPEKPGLGLER
- a CDS encoding ABC transporter ATP-binding protein, with the protein product MAEEKNNVLLEVKDLKKWFPIKGSGFGKEKAFVKAVDGVSFTLNRSETLGIVGESGCGKSTMGRSVLRLIEPTEGQIIYEGEDIMTLDRKALRAKRKEFQMMFQDPYASLNPRMTVGEIIGEPLEIQTDMNSKEREAKVLEIMDLVGLNTQYIRRYPHEFSGGQRQRIGIARAIILQPKLLVCDEPVSALDVSIQAQIINLMEDLQHHMGIAFMFISHDLSVVRHISDKVAVMYLGHVVEYAEKDELYNNPSHPYTIALLSVIPTVEKTKREKIILQGDLPSPANPPSGCCFHTRCYKAQQICKECTPELKDLGNGHMCACHFPGK
- a CDS encoding ABC transporter ATP-binding protein, whose product is MKLLEVKDLKTYFYTDEGVVKSVDGVSFSVDKGETLGVVGESGCGKSITSMSIMQLIGKPGKIVNGEIDFKGENLLNKDKEEMRKIRGKEIAMIFQEPMTSLNPVYTVGQQIMEAVLIHEDMTKEQARERAIQMLDLVKIPDAEKRLNSYPHEFSGGMRQRVMIAMALSCNPEFLICDEPTTALDVTIQAQILNLINELKEKTGTAVMMITHDLGVIAEVADNVMVMYAGQVVEYTDVDTVFEKPLHPYTQGLISCIPKLGGQEEKLSTIKGMVPSFNDMPEGCLFCPRCEYAKDICRKERPELVDLDGHQVRCFKYTDRWEEEN
- a CDS encoding ABC transporter permease — its product is MKTPNLGYKRNNYAEEKTGQEIVIQSKSYWKDSFNRLKKNKVAMVCMGVIIILALVAILAPLISPYDPNQQNLAIALQSPSGEHLFGTDEYGRDILSRVIYGTRVSLSAGIVAQIIATILGVTLGSLAGYYGGKVDTVISRIMEIFAAFPDLLLAMAIMFALGTGLTSLFIALAIVNWVQTARMVRGQVMQLKEKEFVEACIASGGSGFRIIMKHMIPNCISTIIVLITLGIPSAILTEASLSFLGIGIQPPDPSWGSMISYAQPYINSDPLYSIFPGIAIIITVISFNMFGDGLRDALDPKLKN
- a CDS encoding ABC transporter permease; translated protein: MGKYILKRLGQTLLVLFAISIIVFLLMNVLPGDPVALMLEKRADPATVEQVRHSLGLDKPLFQQYWDFLVGIFHGDLGTSYFTKEPVMETLTRSFFITLQLAACSFVFAVIIGVTCGMLAAIYRGKALDSTLMTLSIVGISAPSFWVAIILQIIFGLQLDLLPISGFSSPIYFILPSIALGTRYAASIARITRTSMLDVIGQDYIRTARAKGVKESVVMWKHAFKNALIPIVTLLGTQLGYMLGGSMLIEKVFTIPGIGNILVTSLNNRDLPLLRGAMLYVAVAFVLVNLLVDISYAFIDPRIRVTEGKK
- a CDS encoding ABC transporter substrate-binding protein, with amino-acid sequence MKSVKKLFALLLVAVLAIGVAGCGTGGSSSGGTSSDGKVRVAMQDPNVPIDPQKQTSSYLMMVADQITQPLISLKNDGTLAPELIKEMPKISDDGLTYSFELKDNVKFHNGETVKTSDVKYSFERLLTEGVMGSMIDQIVGAQALIDKTATSLEGFKIIDDQKFDIVLEQPFSPFTSTIATAYVAIYPEQACKDAGEDWGRTVLYGTGPYKMDSYVAGQGIECSKFEDYHGEPAKNAGVSFKFMEDANTQVMEFQKGNIDIVQLDATLYPQYKDNADIKDSIHSFMPIGEIYLTPSVEMIPEVKVREALSYAIDREAICKDLLNGTAVPAKTFLPDGLIGYNESAPAFEYNPEKAKQLLAEAGYPNGYTIDVPLSSKYPFKTKIATAIQDQARAAGFTLNLSEVDGAAYNDMDLGGQIPLGVSNWYVDYIDPDGMIYQRFAPIVTMTHSSKYQNPEFDALLNEGRQITDESKRQEIYSKADQMITRQDYAAIPICHETKYYLMNSAVKNFEVTDMFRFHFETAELS